DNA sequence from the Oscillatoria sp. FACHB-1406 genome:
CGGACTGGTATTCGGTTTGCTTAATGCTCTCATTAAACCCATTTTAACTTTTTTATCGTTACCTTTAATTGTTCTTACTTTAGGTCTCTTTTACTTCATTCTCAACGCAATAATTTTTGCTATAGCAGCAAAATTAGTAGAAGGGTTTCGGTTGCGTTGGGGTATATGGAGCGCCTTACTCGGAGCATTTGTTTTGAGCATTCTCAACTCAATTCTCGGTCAAATTTTGAGTCAAATTATTCCGACGGCAACGACAGGAAGATAAAAGTTTTAGGAAAGCTTTGAACGGAAGAAAAACGCGATGAGTGAAAAACCAAAAGCCGTTGTTTTACTATCGGGTGGCTTAGATTCTGCCACCGCCGCCGCGATCGCGTTATCGGAGGGGTACGACGCGATCGCCCTATCTTTTGACTACGGACAGCGACACCATCGCGAACTCGAAGCCGCAAAGATCGTCGTGCAAACGTTAGGGATTGCCGAACATTTTATCGTTGCGATCGACTTAGCACAATGGGGCGGTTCCTCGCTAACCGATCGCGCTTTAACCCTCCCCAAAGACGGCGTACAGCCCGGAATCATCCCTTCAACTTACGTTCCCGGGCGCAATACAGTTTTCATCGCGATCGCCCTTTCCCTCGCTGAAGCGCGCGGTGCAGAAGCCATTTATTTAGGCATCAACGCTGTCGATTATTCCGGCTACCCCGACTGTCGCCCCGAATACCTCGAAGCTTACCAAAACTTAGCGAATTTATCCTCAAAAGCCGGAATTGAAGGAAAAGCGCCAAAATTGCTTGCCCCACTCGTGCTGTTAACCAAAGCCGATATCCTGCGGCGCGCCTTAGAACTGGGCGTTCCGGTAGAACTCACTTGGTCTTGCTATCAGGGTGGTGAGAAACCTTGCGGAAAGTGCGATTCTTGCCGGATTCGCGATGAGGCTGCGATCGCGATCGGACGACCCGATCTTGTAGGTAATTCGTAATTCGTAATTCGTAATTCGTAATTCGTAATTCGTAGTTCGTAGTTCGTAATTCGTAATTCGTAATTCGTAATTCGTAATTCGTAATTCGTAATTCAGAATTCACCACTCATCACTCATAATTTATAACTCATAATTCATAAAACTGCTTCCGCTCGCACAACACCCGCGCGATCGTGGCGCGCCGTTAACTGAACCGTAGTACCCGCAGGCGCGCGCACGATCCATTCCACCTTACCTCGGTCTTGCGTTTCGTCGCCCTGATGCCAAACAATACCAGAA
Encoded proteins:
- the queC gene encoding 7-cyano-7-deazaguanine synthase QueC gives rise to the protein MSEKPKAVVLLSGGLDSATAAAIALSEGYDAIALSFDYGQRHHRELEAAKIVVQTLGIAEHFIVAIDLAQWGGSSLTDRALTLPKDGVQPGIIPSTYVPGRNTVFIAIALSLAEARGAEAIYLGINAVDYSGYPDCRPEYLEAYQNLANLSSKAGIEGKAPKLLAPLVLLTKADILRRALELGVPVELTWSCYQGGEKPCGKCDSCRIRDEAAIAIGRPDLVGNS
- a CDS encoding phage holin family protein codes for the protein MLLISFLLTVLVTAISLVIISKLPLGIEVDSFGKAVIAGLVFGLLNALIKPILTFLSLPLIVLTLGLFYFILNAIIFAIAAKLVEGFRLRWGIWSALLGAFVLSILNSILGQILSQIIPTATTGR